A stretch of the bacterium genome encodes the following:
- a CDS encoding ATP-dependent DNA helicase: MSSILEGLNKEQKQAVETTEGPLLIIAGAGTGKTTVITRRIAYLIEKKLAKPSEIIALTFTEKAASEMEERVDLLVPYGYVDTWISTFHAFGDRVLRENALDLGLPPDFQVLSRAQQVLFFQQNLFAFDLDYYRPLSNPTKFIEAILTFVSRCKDEDIGAEDFAVYVEKLKKKKQPEEFEKDDWLQEIKRQEELVRVYQKYEQFKKEAGKLDFGDQVSLTLNLFRAKPRILQKYQEKFKYILVDEYQDTNYSQNELVKLLANSHKNLCVVGDDDQSIYKFRGAAISNIMKFKEDFAKAEQVVLTKNYRSSQEILDTSYRLIKNNDPDRLEVQNKIDKKLLTVAEKKGEGPKEICGTTLTEETEEVVKEIQKLVKKEKIHYKDIAILVRANSQADSFLRALNLKAIPHKFVGSSGLYTQPEIRLLISFLTAISNFDDSINLYNLVSSELYQLPVPDAIACMDTARRKNKTLRSVFEIVVANSEEGLEISAEGREIIKKLIKDLSEAAELSQKENVGRVLYIYLQKTAYLTRLEREGGVEAEIKIQNIARFFDKIAEFIDLAQNESVRVFVDYLEAMRLAGDDPATADFDPDQDAVNVMTVHSAKGLEFEAVFMVGLVADRFPSRERKEAIPIPEELIKELLPSGDFHLQEERRLFYVGSTRAKRFLYYTWSKDTGGVRAKKISPFILEALDLPGAGSVAVKLNPKEKIEQFAFSEPKNYKLPSAENKIIRLSQGSIDDYETCAYKYRYAHVLRLPILRHHAIVYGFALHAAVAEFYRSKMNGKLLELDSCLQVLENTWVTEGFLTAEHEEKRLLQARRVLTSFYSREKTTKDTPSFVEKEFRFNLTNGETQVLVSGRFDRVDEKDGKVKIIDFKSTENRSEEQLEKDAKESIQLRVYTLGYYKNYKKVPDFVGIYDLETGLVGGYSPKEEDIEQTEKRVVEVAKEIRANLQKDDFPANPKYFGQKPACFYCPYNAICPFSLAK; this comes from the coding sequence ATGAGCTCAATTCTCGAAGGATTAAACAAAGAACAGAAGCAAGCAGTTGAAACAACAGAAGGCCCACTGCTTATCATCGCCGGAGCTGGTACTGGCAAGACCACAGTTATTACCCGCCGCATCGCCTACCTGATCGAAAAAAAACTAGCTAAACCTTCAGAAATTATCGCCCTTACCTTTACTGAAAAAGCTGCTTCCGAAATGGAAGAAAGAGTCGACCTCTTGGTTCCTTATGGATATGTGGATACTTGGATCAGCACTTTTCACGCCTTCGGCGACCGGGTTTTGCGAGAAAATGCTTTGGATCTTGGTTTACCCCCCGACTTCCAAGTGTTGAGTCGAGCCCAACAGGTTCTTTTTTTCCAGCAGAATCTTTTCGCTTTTGATCTTGATTATTACCGACCACTCTCGAATCCGACGAAATTTATTGAGGCAATTCTCACATTCGTCAGTCGTTGCAAAGATGAGGACATCGGCGCTGAGGATTTTGCTGTCTATGTAGAGAAATTGAAGAAAAAGAAACAACCAGAGGAGTTTGAAAAAGATGACTGGTTGCAAGAAATAAAAAGACAGGAAGAGCTTGTCCGAGTTTATCAAAAGTACGAACAGTTTAAAAAGGAAGCGGGAAAGCTTGATTTCGGTGACCAAGTCAGCCTGACTCTCAACCTTTTTAGAGCCAAGCCGAGAATTCTCCAAAAGTATCAAGAAAAGTTTAAATATATTCTTGTTGATGAGTATCAGGACACCAACTACTCACAAAACGAGTTAGTTAAGCTTCTAGCAAACTCCCACAAAAATCTTTGTGTTGTTGGTGATGACGATCAGAGTATTTACAAATTTCGGGGAGCGGCAATTTCCAATATCATGAAGTTTAAAGAGGATTTTGCAAAAGCAGAGCAAGTGGTTTTAACCAAGAACTACCGTTCTAGCCAAGAAATTCTTGACACCTCCTACCGGCTGATAAAAAACAACGATCCCGATCGGCTTGAAGTGCAAAACAAAATTGACAAGAAACTTTTAACGGTTGCCGAGAAGAAAGGAGAAGGCCCGAAGGAAATTTGTGGTACGACTCTGACTGAAGAAACAGAAGAGGTAGTGAAAGAAATTCAAAAACTGGTTAAAAAGGAAAAAATTCACTACAAAGACATTGCGATATTAGTCCGTGCTAACTCCCAGGCAGACTCTTTCTTGAGAGCCCTAAATTTAAAAGCAATCCCTCACAAATTCGTTGGTTCTTCTGGACTTTACACCCAGCCAGAAATTCGTCTGCTAATCTCGTTTTTAACAGCAATATCCAACTTTGATGACAGTATTAACCTTTACAATTTGGTCAGCAGTGAGCTTTATCAACTTCCAGTTCCGGATGCGATTGCCTGTATGGACACGGCCAGGAGAAAAAACAAAACGCTGCGCAGTGTCTTCGAGATAGTAGTTGCCAATTCTGAGGAAGGTCTTGAGATAAGTGCTGAGGGAAGGGAAATCATCAAAAAACTTATTAAAGACCTCTCTGAGGCAGCCGAGCTTTCCCAAAAAGAAAACGTCGGCCGCGTCCTCTATATTTATTTACAGAAAACTGCTTACCTGACGCGTCTCGAAAGAGAAGGTGGGGTTGAAGCTGAAATAAAGATTCAGAATATTGCGAGGTTTTTTGACAAAATCGCTGAGTTTATCGATCTGGCCCAAAACGAATCAGTCCGGGTTTTCGTGGACTATCTCGAAGCAATGCGCCTGGCCGGGGATGATCCGGCTACTGCTGACTTTGATCCCGATCAAGATGCAGTCAACGTCATGACGGTGCACTCGGCTAAAGGTTTGGAGTTTGAGGCGGTTTTTATGGTTGGTTTGGTTGCCGACCGCTTTCCCAGCCGGGAAAGAAAAGAAGCCATTCCAATTCCAGAAGAGCTAATTAAGGAACTTTTACCTTCTGGAGATTTTCACCTGCAAGAAGAAAGACGGCTCTTTTATGTTGGCAGCACTCGCGCCAAAAGATTTCTCTACTACACCTGGTCGAAAGATACTGGAGGAGTCAGGGCCAAGAAAATTTCACCCTTTATTCTTGAAGCCTTAGACTTGCCTGGTGCTGGCTCGGTTGCTGTGAAACTAAACCCAAAAGAAAAGATTGAGCAGTTTGCTTTTTCCGAACCGAAAAACTACAAACTACCCTCAGCGGAGAACAAAATCATTCGTCTTTCGCAGGGGTCAATTGATGACTATGAAACTTGCGCCTACAAATACCGCTACGCTCATGTGCTGCGTCTACCGATACTCCGCCACCACGCCATTGTTTATGGTTTTGCGCTCCACGCCGCCGTGGCGGAGTTTTACCGCTCGAAGATGAACGGGAAACTTCTTGAGTTAGATTCTTGCTTGCAGGTTTTAGAAAACACTTGGGTGACGGAGGGCTTTCTAACTGCCGAGCACGAGGAAAAACGTCTTTTGCAAGCCCGCCGCGTACTGACTAGTTTTTACTCCCGAGAGAAGACTACAAAAGACACCCCAAGTTTCGTCGAGAAAGAGTTCCGTTTTAACTTAACAAACGGGGAGACACAAGTTTTGGTCTCTGGCCGCTTCGACCGTGTTGACGAGAAAGACGGCAAGGTAAAAATCATCGATTTTAAATCCACTGAAAATCGTAGTGAGGAGCAACTGGAAAAAGACGCCAAGGAAAGCATTCAGCTGAGGGTTTACACTTTGGGCTACTATAAAAATTACAAAAAAGTCCCAGATTTTGTCGGTATCTACGATTTGGAAACTGGACTAGTCGGTGGTTACTCACCGAAAGAGGAAGACATCGAGCAAACAGAGAAAAGGGTAGTTGAAGTTGCTAAAGAAATTCGTGCCAATTTACAAAAAGATGACTTTCCTGCTAACCCCAAATACTTTGGACAAAAGCCAGCTTGTTTTTATTGTCCGTACAACGCCATTTGTCCTTTTTCACTTGCTAAGTAA
- a CDS encoding patatin-like phospholipase family protein, with the protein MKQIHELDQNLCREEIVGISYSGGGNRGVVHIGVLRAFLEKKITPTHVVGVSAGAFVAAFHAFDPFTNNSFTDLKVIFSFINRAFIGLSPWQVLSRLLAHGFGTKSLGDSGKIKKFLEERLPFKDFSELKVPLALGATNIETGSDSWFRQGPIIPALLASSATPGIFQPVRIGEKVYIDGGVSDNLPLFELARKTCGTIYAVNAGYAGETKREPKNFLENIIDSRDIAQYQTTRYEVELIKALYPRIKIIPIEPRSGFELSPYDFTPEKTEKVIKESYHATLKLLS; encoded by the coding sequence GTGAAGCAGATCCACGAGCTTGATCAAAACCTTTGCAGAGAAGAAATTGTCGGGATTTCTTATTCTGGTGGAGGCAACCGTGGGGTAGTCCACATTGGAGTGTTACGCGCCTTTCTGGAAAAGAAAATAACTCCAACCCACGTCGTGGGGGTTTCTGCCGGAGCTTTTGTGGCTGCCTTCCACGCTTTTGACCCATTCACGAACAACTCTTTTACTGATTTAAAAGTAATTTTTTCCTTTATCAACCGCGCTTTCATTGGACTTTCACCTTGGCAGGTGCTATCGAGGCTCTTGGCCCACGGCTTTGGGACAAAAAGTTTAGGGGACTCTGGTAAAATCAAGAAATTTTTGGAAGAAAGGCTACCGTTTAAAGATTTTTCTGAGTTGAAGGTTCCTTTAGCTCTCGGGGCTACCAACATTGAAACTGGCAGCGACAGTTGGTTTCGGCAAGGACCGATCATTCCTGCCTTGCTTGCCTCCTCAGCCACGCCGGGAATTTTTCAGCCAGTTAGAATAGGAGAAAAAGTTTATATTGACGGAGGAGTTTCCGACAATTTACCTCTCTTCGAGCTGGCCCGAAAGACGTGCGGAACAATTTATGCCGTTAACGCAGGCTATGCCGGCGAAACAAAAAGAGAACCAAAAAACTTTTTGGAAAATATTATTGACAGTCGCGATATTGCCCAGTACCAGACGACGCGTTATGAAGTTGAATTAATAAAAGCACTCTACCCAAGAATAAAAATCATCCCCATCGAACCAAGGAGTGGTTTTGAGCTCTCCCCTTATGATTTCACTCCCGAAAAAACTGAAAAAGTGATTAAAGAAAGCTACCACGCTACCCTGAAGCTTTTAAGCTAA
- a CDS encoding DNA recombination protein RmuC: MNLDTQTLILIVGGVIVAGFFFFFKKLEELKGKDSDDESTKVLMEWLKEMRSSLDKNTDTLQSQLTSTNKAINERLDNAAKIIGMVGKEVGQMSEIGRSMKDLQDFLRSPKLRGNIGEQVLRELLGQFLPKESFHLQYRFRSGDIVDAAIKTDSGVIPIDSKFPMENFKAMMGADTEAEKTGFQKDFARDVKKHIDDIAKKYILPEEGTIDYALMYVPSEPIYYEIMANMPELSEYAHTKRVLPVSPSTFYAYMRAILMSFEGKKIEERARTILASLRSIKGDSEKFGDVLRVLTKHVNDTKNTADLVNSRFLTLNSKIENAQGLPGKVADKKAVFETEPLPLDQAEEVTEV, from the coding sequence ATGAACTTGGACACCCAGACCCTCATTCTTATTGTTGGTGGAGTCATTGTTGCAGGCTTTTTCTTTTTCTTCAAAAAACTCGAAGAACTCAAAGGTAAAGATAGCGATGACGAAAGTACCAAGGTCCTCATGGAGTGGCTCAAAGAAATGCGCAGTTCTTTGGACAAAAATACTGACACCCTTCAGTCGCAATTGACCTCAACCAACAAAGCAATCAATGAGCGGCTCGACAACGCCGCCAAAATCATCGGTATGGTCGGCAAAGAAGTCGGTCAGATGAGCGAAATTGGTCGCTCCATGAAAGATTTGCAGGATTTTCTCCGCAGCCCGAAGTTGCGGGGAAATATTGGGGAGCAAGTTCTCCGCGAACTACTCGGACAGTTTCTGCCGAAAGAGAGTTTTCATCTGCAGTATCGGTTTCGATCTGGTGATATTGTTGACGCTGCCATAAAAACCGATTCCGGTGTCATCCCCATTGATTCAAAGTTTCCGATGGAAAATTTCAAAGCGATGATGGGAGCCGACACTGAAGCAGAAAAAACTGGGTTTCAAAAAGACTTCGCTCGGGATGTAAAAAAACACATTGACGATATTGCCAAAAAATATATCTTGCCTGAGGAAGGAACGATTGATTACGCTCTGATGTACGTACCGAGCGAGCCAATTTACTATGAAATCATGGCCAATATGCCGGAGCTTTCCGAGTATGCCCACACCAAAAGAGTTTTGCCAGTTTCCCCCTCAACGTTTTATGCGTACATGCGCGCGATTCTGATGAGTTTTGAGGGCAAAAAGATTGAAGAGCGGGCGCGGACCATACTTGCCTCTTTACGTTCAATCAAAGGGGATTCAGAAAAATTTGGGGATGTACTGCGAGTTCTCACCAAGCACGTTAATGATACGAAAAACACTGCTGATTTGGTGAACTCCCGTTTCCTGACCCTGAATTCCAAAATCGAAAACGCGCAAGGTTTGCCGGGTAAAGTTGCTGATAAAAAAGCCGTCTTTGAAACTGAACCATTACCCCTTGACCAGGCCGAAGAAGTTACTGAGGTTTAA
- a CDS encoding class I tRNA ligase family protein, producing the protein MTKIKNFFLTTTIYYINDVPHIGHAYTTIAADILARFHRLLGEKTFFLTGLDENSQKTVLAAEKSGQDLRTYTDDLAKIWETTWKKLGITNDDFIRTTQVRHKKVVTDFFQKVLDNGDVYKSKYEGLYCVGHEAFLKESDLDENGFCPDHKTKPEQIAEENYFFRLSKYQEQLLKFYKENPDFVLPHQRFNEVVKFVESGLQDISVTRASQKWGIPAPNDPKQVIYVWFDALINYLSAEPPLWPADLHLIGKDITRFHAVIWPAMLLSAGYPLPKQIFAHGFFTVDGTKISKSLGNAIDPVKISQDYGNDSLRYFLFHEFPFGNDGDFSFDRLKEVYNSDLANGLGNLVSRVARLAENLSLPGVEFPEKPLLDSAFRIHLENLEFLEALEYVWGKIRKTDKEIEKSKPWELAKENPEKAKAAVENLIRQIVEIDELLLCFLPETAEKIKDQFSQDKIKSSAPLFPRRG; encoded by the coding sequence ATGACCAAAATAAAGAATTTTTTTCTGACAACTACCATCTATTATATCAACGACGTACCTCATATCGGGCACGCTTATACAACTATTGCTGCTGATATTCTGGCCCGCTTCCATCGGCTTTTGGGTGAAAAAACCTTTTTTCTTACTGGTTTAGATGAGAACTCGCAAAAGACAGTTCTTGCTGCGGAAAAATCCGGCCAAGACTTGAGAACCTACACTGATGATTTGGCGAAAATCTGGGAAACAACTTGGAAAAAGCTTGGAATAACCAATGACGATTTCATCCGCACCACACAGGTACGACACAAAAAGGTTGTCACTGATTTTTTTCAGAAAGTACTCGATAATGGGGACGTTTACAAGAGTAAGTATGAGGGTCTTTATTGCGTTGGTCACGAAGCTTTTTTGAAAGAAAGTGATTTGGACGAAAACGGTTTTTGTCCGGATCACAAAACCAAGCCAGAACAAATCGCTGAAGAAAACTATTTTTTCCGTCTTTCCAAGTATCAAGAACAACTTTTGAAGTTTTATAAAGAAAATCCTGATTTTGTTTTACCCCACCAGCGTTTTAACGAAGTAGTGAAATTTGTTGAATCTGGTCTGCAGGATATTTCGGTCACCCGAGCAAGTCAAAAATGGGGTATTCCGGCGCCAAACGACCCGAAACAGGTGATTTACGTTTGGTTTGACGCACTCATCAACTACCTTTCCGCTGAACCCCCCCTCTGGCCAGCTGATCTTCATCTTATAGGTAAAGACATCACTCGTTTTCACGCGGTTATTTGGCCGGCGATGCTACTCTCGGCTGGCTACCCACTGCCCAAGCAAATTTTTGCCCACGGTTTTTTTACTGTTGACGGAACGAAAATAAGTAAGTCTCTGGGCAACGCCATCGACCCGGTCAAAATCTCGCAGGACTATGGCAACGACAGCCTCCGCTACTTTCTTTTTCATGAGTTTCCCTTTGGTAACGATGGTGATTTTTCTTTTGATCGTCTGAAAGAAGTTTACAATTCTGATCTTGCCAACGGCTTGGGAAATCTGGTTTCCCGAGTTGCGCGCTTGGCAGAAAATCTGTCTTTGCCCGGAGTAGAGTTTCCTGAAAAACCACTTCTCGACTCAGCTTTCCGAATTCACCTAGAAAATTTAGAGTTTTTGGAAGCTTTGGAATATGTTTGGGGGAAAATTCGCAAAACTGACAAAGAGATTGAGAAAAGCAAGCCCTGGGAATTAGCTAAAGAAAACCCGGAGAAAGCAAAAGCCGCGGTAGAAAATTTAATTCGGCAAATTGTCGAAATTGACGAGCTTCTACTTTGTTTTCTTCCCGAAACAGCCGAAAAAATCAAAGACCAATTCTCCCAGGACAAAATAAAATCTTCCGCGCCGCTTTTTCCAAGGAGAGGCTAA
- a CDS encoding TatD family hydrolase: protein MKLVDTHAHFQFEAYKEDRDQVIKENLKELSAIMTVGASLESSKNGVSLVQNYDGLFAAVGVHPHHVDQFSPETMKELEQLIIQPKVVAVGEIGLDKHLYQGYPEPNIKDQIKILEPQINLALKSKRPILFHCRDAYDELFDLLKTLPQPLLGLMHCFMGDVSFAKKFLDLGLFISFSGNLTYKGNDYIRQAAKFVPLDRLLLETDSPYLTPHPFRGQRNEPKYVKIIAETVSLLKSLSLETVAQATTTNAKKLLSI, encoded by the coding sequence ATGAAGCTGGTCGATACCCACGCTCACTTTCAATTCGAAGCTTACAAAGAAGATCGCGATCAAGTGATCAAAGAGAACCTGAAAGAACTTTCAGCCATCATGACCGTTGGTGCCAGTTTAGAGTCTTCGAAAAATGGGGTTAGTCTCGTCCAAAACTACGACGGCCTCTTCGCCGCGGTTGGAGTTCATCCCCACCACGTTGATCAATTTAGCCCTGAGACAATGAAAGAGTTGGAGCAGTTAATCATTCAACCCAAAGTCGTTGCGGTTGGGGAAATTGGCTTGGACAAGCATCTCTATCAGGGCTATCCGGAACCAAATATTAAAGACCAAATCAAAATCTTGGAACCCCAAATTAACCTGGCTTTAAAAAGCAAAAGACCAATTCTTTTTCATTGTCGCGACGCCTACGACGAACTTTTCGATTTGCTAAAAACTCTACCTCAGCCTTTGCTTGGACTGATGCATTGCTTCATGGGTGATGTCAGCTTTGCTAAAAAATTTCTTGACCTCGGCTTGTTTATCTCCTTCAGTGGCAACCTTACTTACAAAGGTAATGACTACATTCGGCAGGCGGCCAAATTTGTTCCTCTGGATCGGCTCTTGCTTGAAACTGATTCTCCCTACTTGACCCCACACCCTTTTCGTGGCCAGCGTAATGAACCTAAATATGTTAAAATAATAGCGGAAACTGTTTCTCTCCTCAAAAGCCTGAGCCTAGAGACAGTCGCACAGGCAACTACCACCAACGCAAAAAAATTACTATCCATTTGA
- a CDS encoding glycosyltransferase family 2 protein, with the protein MFNSRFSIRLLEISSGLISWALLTSPFWASFLIPEVVAYFIILFDFYFFYKASSLSFNSVRSYLKIKRTGFTNWVEKMDQENLDYSKIRHLVFIPTYKEPKEILERTLTFLAAQEFPAKQLDVVLAMEDRDNSAPEKVEALKKAFSTHFGNFWVTSHTLSPGEVIGKSSNLAFSAQRVRSLIEEAGYDKNFLTVTSCDADVAFHPKYFSNLTYQFLTDAERHFHFWQAALVFYNNIWRVPIFVRVVHTIYSISGIAELMRPKSNFNYSSYSLSWKLLEETGFWDVDVVAEDWHLFFKAFFSHQGKVELESIFLPLYADAVEGQNYWQSAVAQYTQNRRWAWGVTDIAYAVRQFWSKRREIPVGNFVFRFVAALQQHLLWPVTWWILTLGATIPPLINEQFAHTALGFYLPKVSGLILTTTTVFIISVIIIDWQLRPPKPADYKNRFLLFNLLQYLLLPITGFFFGSLPGMDAHTRLIFGKRIEYKATEKFVEKN; encoded by the coding sequence ATGTTCAACTCACGTTTCTCAATCCGTTTATTAGAAATTTCTTCCGGCCTAATTTCCTGGGCACTTTTAACTAGCCCTTTCTGGGCTTCTTTTCTTATTCCGGAAGTAGTTGCCTATTTTATCATTCTTTTTGATTTCTACTTTTTCTATAAGGCCTCATCGCTAAGTTTCAACTCGGTTCGTAGTTACCTAAAAATTAAGCGAACTGGCTTTACAAATTGGGTGGAAAAAATGGATCAAGAAAACCTTGATTATTCAAAAATTCGCCATCTAGTTTTCATCCCAACCTACAAGGAGCCAAAAGAGATTCTAGAAAGAACGCTGACCTTTCTAGCTGCTCAGGAGTTTCCCGCCAAGCAGCTTGATGTTGTCTTGGCAATGGAAGATAGAGACAATTCTGCACCCGAAAAGGTGGAGGCCTTGAAGAAAGCTTTTTCGACTCACTTCGGCAACTTCTGGGTAACTAGCCATACTCTTTCTCCTGGGGAAGTCATCGGAAAATCCTCAAACTTGGCTTTTTCGGCTCAGAGAGTGAGAAGTCTGATCGAGGAGGCAGGATACGACAAAAACTTTTTGACCGTCACCTCCTGTGATGCCGATGTTGCCTTTCACCCCAAGTATTTTTCCAATCTTACTTATCAGTTTTTAACTGACGCAGAACGGCATTTTCATTTTTGGCAAGCGGCTTTGGTTTTCTACAACAATATTTGGCGAGTTCCAATTTTTGTGCGTGTCGTGCACACGATTTACTCGATCAGTGGAATTGCCGAATTGATGCGGCCAAAATCAAATTTTAACTATTCCAGCTATTCTTTAAGTTGGAAACTTCTGGAGGAAACTGGTTTTTGGGACGTTGATGTTGTTGCTGAAGACTGGCATTTATTTTTCAAAGCTTTCTTTTCGCACCAGGGAAAGGTGGAGCTTGAATCAATCTTTTTGCCTCTCTATGCCGATGCTGTTGAAGGTCAAAACTACTGGCAATCAGCGGTTGCCCAATACACACAAAACCGTCGTTGGGCTTGGGGAGTAACTGATATCGCCTACGCAGTCAGACAATTTTGGTCCAAGCGGCGTGAGATACCAGTCGGAAATTTCGTCTTTCGCTTCGTTGCGGCCCTACAACAACACTTACTTTGGCCAGTTACCTGGTGGATTCTTACTTTAGGTGCTACCATTCCTCCGCTGATCAATGAGCAGTTTGCCCACACTGCCTTGGGTTTTTACCTCCCGAAAGTTTCTGGTTTGATTCTGACTACAACGACAGTCTTCATAATCTCGGTAATAATCATTGATTGGCAACTTCGCCCACCCAAACCAGCTGATTATAAAAACCGTTTCCTCCTCTTCAACTTACTCCAATACCTGCTTCTTCCGATCACCGGTTTCTTTTTTGGCTCTCTGCCTGGAATGGATGCTCACACGCGCTTGATTTTCGGCAAAAGAATTGAGTACAAAGCAACTGAGAAATTCGTTGAAAAAAATTAG
- a CDS encoding glycosyltransferase family 39 protein, protein MTNFLAKLANFTTKNRFILVLLVITFFVRLPSLFEPFWYGDEAIYAVIGQKILRGGLLYVDIFDHKTPGIYYLTALSLKVFGQTIWSLRFVLMGFSLASLVVFFQVGKKLFDERVAKLASIILAALIATPLIEGNIFNSEILMILPLSLGVLLGLNKRYFWSGFFFSLGFLLKFPAVFDFGAFFVFLALATTRKTFLENLKSLFLLTLGYSLPIVLTVVYFALQNALGDYLFSALLFNFSYTNYGNQLVLAGRTIPNGLIMLKGLPLLSLVIYFLWKLYQPLVKGKETKNPVSSLEFVIIWLGFAFYGAVFGGRAYPHYLIQATPAFALLLGAGLGMAAFKKITFMIAALVVSLALLLGFRSWTTTTYYSTFFRFVTNQITEETYMNSFDKKTARNYSIASFLDGCVVFSGEKCLKTRTSQTDSIYIWGNSPVIYFLSQRDPSAKYITAFHVTGNNVFKKEVLSSIRERLPVYILRESSAPDFPELDNILTKQYNFFAQTDDIKIYQRFGGLEAD, encoded by the coding sequence ATGACTAATTTTTTGGCAAAGCTAGCTAACTTCACTACTAAAAATAGGTTTATCCTTGTTCTTCTTGTTATCACTTTTTTTGTTCGCCTCCCCTCTCTTTTCGAGCCTTTCTGGTACGGAGATGAGGCAATCTACGCTGTGATCGGGCAAAAGATTTTGCGGGGAGGTCTGCTCTATGTCGACATTTTTGACCACAAAACCCCTGGAATCTACTACCTGACTGCTCTCAGTCTGAAGGTTTTTGGCCAAACTATTTGGTCCTTACGGTTTGTGTTGATGGGCTTTTCCCTTGCTAGTTTGGTTGTTTTTTTTCAAGTTGGTAAAAAGCTTTTTGACGAACGGGTAGCAAAACTAGCCAGTATCATTCTTGCAGCTTTGATAGCCACCCCTTTGATTGAGGGTAATATTTTCAACAGTGAAATTTTGATGATTCTGCCTTTGTCTCTAGGGGTACTTCTTGGATTAAACAAAAGATATTTCTGGTCTGGTTTCTTTTTCTCCCTTGGCTTTTTACTTAAATTCCCAGCTGTCTTTGACTTCGGGGCCTTTTTTGTTTTTCTGGCTTTGGCAACAACTAGAAAAACCTTCTTGGAAAACCTAAAATCTCTCTTCTTATTAACTTTAGGTTACAGTCTGCCGATTGTTTTGACAGTTGTTTACTTCGCCCTCCAAAACGCCCTTGGCGACTACCTTTTTTCAGCCCTTCTCTTTAACTTTTCTTATACCAACTACGGCAATCAGCTAGTTTTGGCCGGACGAACAATCCCCAATGGCCTAATCATGCTGAAAGGGCTACCTCTTCTATCTTTAGTCATTTATTTCCTCTGGAAACTTTATCAGCCTTTGGTCAAAGGTAAGGAAACTAAGAACCCAGTCTCCAGTCTTGAGTTTGTCATCATTTGGCTTGGTTTTGCCTTTTACGGGGCGGTTTTCGGGGGAAGAGCTTATCCTCATTATTTAATTCAAGCAACACCAGCTTTTGCTCTTTTACTTGGCGCTGGGCTTGGAATGGCTGCATTTAAAAAAATAACCTTCATGATCGCGGCCCTGGTCGTCAGCTTGGCACTTCTACTTGGTTTCCGTTCCTGGACAACAACCACTTACTACAGTACCTTTTTCAGGTTTGTCACCAACCAAATCACTGAAGAAACGTATATGAACAGCTTTGACAAAAAAACAGCGCGCAACTACTCAATTGCCAGTTTTCTCGACGGTTGTGTTGTTTTCAGCGGCGAGAAATGTCTCAAAACGCGTACTAGTCAGACCGACAGCATTTATATTTGGGGGAACTCTCCGGTCATTTACTTCCTTTCTCAAAGAGACCCAAGCGCAAAATACATTACTGCTTTTCACGTCACTGGCAACAACGTTTTCAAAAAAGAGGTTCTTTCTTCAATCAGGGAGCGACTGCCAGTTTACATCCTACGAGAAAGCTCGGCTCCTGACTTCCCTGAGTTGGACAATATTTTAACTAAACAGTATAATTTCTTCGCCCAAACTGATGACATCAAAATTTATCAACGCTTTGGAGGCCTTGAGGCCGACTAG